One Rhodococcus sp. P1Y DNA window includes the following coding sequences:
- a CDS encoding ABC transporter ATP-binding protein, with product MNDAPVIATARNLTKTYGDFTAVDDASFDLKANTIYGLLGRNGAGKTTVMQMLTAQSLQSAGEIQVFGQRPYENSSALANICFVKESQKYPDDFKVRHVISCAARLLPHWDQEFASELIRDFDLPEGRKVKKLSRGMTSALGIVIGLAARAPLTFFDEPYLGLDAVARHMFYDRLLADYAENPRTVVLSTHLIDEVSDLIEHVILIDRGRIIIDSEADDLRDRGFVVSGASDHVDTFVAGRKVLHRDALGSVSRVSVDARLSPDERARAQSLGLDTEPLSLQQLVIRNTTELISKETVA from the coding sequence GACGACGCCAGCTTCGATCTCAAGGCCAACACGATCTACGGACTCCTCGGTCGAAACGGCGCCGGCAAGACCACCGTCATGCAGATGCTGACCGCCCAGAGCCTCCAATCTGCCGGGGAGATCCAAGTATTCGGCCAACGGCCATACGAGAACAGTTCCGCACTCGCAAACATCTGCTTCGTGAAGGAAAGCCAGAAATATCCGGACGATTTCAAAGTTCGTCATGTGATCTCCTGTGCCGCGAGGCTCCTCCCCCATTGGGACCAGGAGTTCGCCTCGGAGCTCATTCGTGATTTCGACCTACCCGAGGGACGGAAGGTCAAAAAGCTCTCCCGCGGCATGACGTCGGCTCTGGGCATCGTGATCGGTCTGGCCGCACGTGCACCGCTCACCTTCTTCGACGAGCCATACCTCGGGCTGGATGCGGTTGCCCGGCATATGTTCTACGACAGGTTGCTGGCCGACTACGCCGAGAACCCGCGCACGGTGGTCCTGTCGACACATCTGATCGACGAGGTCAGCGATCTCATCGAACACGTGATCCTGATCGATCGGGGTCGGATCATCATCGACTCGGAAGCAGACGATCTCCGCGACCGCGGATTCGTCGTATCCGGCGCCTCCGATCATGTCGATACATTCGTAGCGGGACGAAAGGTCCTACATCGGGACGCTCTCGGCTCCGTGTCTCGTGTCAGCGTCGACGCACGGCTGTCTCCCGACGAGCGAGCCCGCGCACAATCGCTCGGACTCGACACCGAGCCACTGTCACTGCAGCAGTTGGTCATTCGTAACACCACGGAACTCATCAGCAAGGAGACAGTAGCGTGA